A genome region from Alkalimarinus coralli includes the following:
- a CDS encoding DUF1127 domain-containing protein has product MTSIVRFGRYQVILVKRERERSSWVKSLNNIVTKLREYRENSRQRRQLAQLPDYLLKDIGITRADALKEAEKPFWQ; this is encoded by the coding sequence ATGACATCTATCGTTAGGTTTGGTCGTTATCAGGTCATATTGGTAAAACGTGAAAGAGAGCGTTCCAGCTGGGTGAAAAGCCTTAATAACATAGTGACAAAGCTCAGAGAGTACCGTGAAAACTCGCGCCAACGACGGCAGCTGGCACAGCTACCGGACTATTTATTGAAAGATATCGGCATCACTCGGGCCGATGCCTTGAAAGAGGCGGAAAAACCCTTTTGGCAGTAA
- a CDS encoding aminotransferase-like domain-containing protein encodes MARLDALLLITITSIADHRNLNIRRRNFSMEQHRYSQIASQVQQQIRDGIYKAEDKLPSVRALAKQQQVSVSTILAAYGLLEDRGIIEVRPKSGYYVRRNLGKPPKAPSIVQTANTPEKVSTPQLVMEVMRDSSLPNLTSFGAAVPASDFPVINQLKKIFSQKVRTEPFIGIGYDSSKGSDPLRRQLARRAIDAGILVSPDDIVIAEGCQAAVGLCLRALTKPGDIVAVETPSYYGLLQLIEALGLKAIEIPSNAENGMSIEALKLAFEQWPIKIVLGIPCFSNPVGTLMPDDSKQALLELIYKYDVPLIEDDIYGDLGYASQRPKAVKSFDTKGQVLLCSSVSKTLEPQLGIGWVMPGKYLKLIEYQKFLSSTGSFRLPQMAVAEFLAGGGYDRHLRLAREAYRQRRDRLIDLVSLHFPDGTRMSSPQGGFVAWIQLPKGVAATRLYRDAREHHILIAPGEIFSSDPHKYPHSIRISYANSWTQEREDAIQTLGKLAKQQLST; translated from the coding sequence ATGGCACGATTAGATGCACTATTGCTGATCACCATAACCTCAATTGCTGACCACCGTAACCTCAATATAAGACGCCGGAATTTTTCGATGGAACAACACCGTTACAGCCAGATCGCCAGTCAGGTGCAGCAACAAATTCGTGATGGCATCTATAAGGCAGAAGATAAGTTACCCTCTGTCCGTGCGTTGGCAAAACAACAGCAAGTGAGTGTGTCGACTATTTTGGCGGCCTACGGGCTATTGGAAGACCGAGGCATTATTGAGGTTCGCCCTAAGTCGGGTTACTACGTGCGCCGCAACCTCGGCAAGCCGCCCAAGGCACCCTCAATTGTGCAAACAGCCAATACCCCGGAGAAAGTATCTACGCCACAATTGGTGATGGAGGTCATGAGAGACTCAAGCTTGCCTAACCTTACAAGCTTTGGGGCCGCTGTTCCGGCCAGTGACTTCCCGGTTATCAATCAATTAAAAAAGATATTCTCGCAAAAAGTTCGCACTGAACCCTTTATAGGCATCGGCTACGATTCGAGCAAAGGCAGCGACCCGTTAAGACGGCAATTAGCCAGGCGCGCAATCGATGCCGGCATACTGGTCTCGCCGGACGATATTGTCATCGCTGAAGGCTGTCAGGCCGCTGTTGGGCTCTGCTTGCGGGCACTCACCAAACCCGGCGATATCGTCGCGGTAGAAACACCTAGCTATTACGGCCTGCTGCAACTCATTGAAGCTCTGGGCCTGAAGGCCATTGAGATTCCATCCAATGCAGAAAACGGTATGAGCATTGAAGCATTAAAGCTCGCATTTGAGCAGTGGCCTATCAAAATAGTACTGGGTATCCCCTGCTTTAGTAATCCGGTTGGCACGTTGATGCCCGACGACAGCAAACAAGCCCTGCTAGAGCTTATATACAAGTATGATGTTCCGCTGATAGAGGACGATATCTATGGCGACCTGGGGTACGCATCACAGCGCCCGAAGGCCGTTAAGTCATTCGATACCAAAGGCCAGGTGCTGCTATGCTCATCGGTGTCCAAGACACTGGAACCACAACTCGGAATTGGCTGGGTGATGCCTGGTAAATACCTCAAACTGATTGAGTATCAAAAGTTTCTTAGCAGCACAGGCAGCTTTCGTCTACCACAGATGGCGGTGGCGGAGTTTTTGGCAGGAGGTGGTTATGACCGGCATTTAAGGCTTGCTCGAGAGGCTTATCGCCAGCGCCGTGACCGGCTGATTGACCTTGTTTCGCTGCACTTTCCTGATGGCACACGCATGTCATCCCCACAAGGAGGGTTTGTTGCCTGGATACAGCTGCCAAAAGGCGTCGCCGCAACCAGGCTATACCGAGACGCAAGAGAGCACCATATTCTCATTGCCCCCGGGGAGATATTTTCATCAGACCCGCATAAGTACCCTCACTCAATACGCATCAGCTACGCGAATAGCTGGACACAAGAGCGCGAAGACGCCATTCAAACCCTCGGAAAACTGGCCAAGCAGCAGCTTTCGACTTGA
- a CDS encoding class GN sortase: MKLWVLPMFAGSLLLGAGGYIQLKAYAAQWMLEYAWQNTLEHHRSQKPWPWADTWPVAKLQLSPEHSMVVLEGVSGQALAFGPGRMQGTGEAENNALTVVAGHRDTHFSGLKQLEIGDEISIQRVDGGWRRYIVSGVDIVNTETHMIDLSADEQARSQLMLVTCYPFDAMQAGGPLRYVVTADEAV, from the coding sequence ATGAAACTGTGGGTTTTGCCAATGTTCGCCGGTTCTCTTCTGCTTGGAGCAGGAGGCTATATTCAGCTAAAAGCCTATGCGGCCCAGTGGATGCTTGAATATGCCTGGCAGAACACGCTCGAGCATCATCGAAGCCAAAAACCATGGCCATGGGCTGACACTTGGCCCGTTGCAAAGCTACAGTTAAGCCCTGAACATTCAATGGTTGTGTTAGAGGGGGTGAGTGGTCAGGCGTTAGCGTTTGGCCCGGGGCGCATGCAAGGCACCGGTGAGGCTGAAAATAACGCATTGACGGTGGTTGCGGGTCATCGCGATACCCATTTTAGCGGGCTCAAACAACTTGAAATTGGTGATGAAATCTCGATTCAACGTGTTGATGGAGGGTGGCGTCGTTACATCGTTTCGGGGGTCGACATCGTAAACACCGAGACCCATATGATTGATCTCAGCGCAGATGAGCAAGCCCGATCCCAATTAATGCTGGTGACCTGTTACCCTTTTGATGCCATGCAAGCAGGGGGGCCGCTTCGCTATGTTGTAACCGCTGATGAGGCGGTTTGA
- a CDS encoding marine proteobacterial sortase target protein, with amino-acid sequence MGLLLADNNCVTEQRCYWGAKKYTAPLYTLNKSVKQQKTQSEDRAKNYTKTSTQEWGWWAGRGWWTARAQDALMAVAVLLLLSGYSFSAMAVSERGAAGEMTLDQVESGRLLWKASGADSSTSSIVRYKPATLLEEEVAIRVSGLILTATLKQRFKNDTAEWLEAVYAFPLPENAALYKMDMQIGERRIKGVVKEKQQAKKIYQQAKKTGKKAALVEQHRPNLFTNHVANIPPGETIEISLEYNQVVRYDQGEFELRFPLTTTPRYFPGEITSETGRKALMPADVAESVAEQIRQRNAGTAIDGSIDAATGWALPTTAVPDAHLISPFTIPLKSVPENTHRVRLSATIDAGFPVESFNSSSHKITTQSQRPDDSKGATGAERYQVMLEEGQSAMERDFVLTWRPQIGSTPKAALFTETLQDELYSLLMVMPPQQLPEEMLLPREQIFVIDTSGSMGGESIRQAKASLEKALLNLRATDRFNVIEFNSATHTLFNSSVPADPQKISAALSYVRRLRADGGTEMSSALTAGFSGSVYPGYLRQVIFITDGSVGNERALFDQIQQQLGDSRLFTIGIGSAPNSYFMRKAAVFGRGTFTYIGDLKEVESKLARLFDKLRAPVLSDLAVSLTSAANEEAPSKHGESYPSRVNDLYLGEPVVQVIKHDKAASAINVTASSIGMYQSHTPLWEQSFELNGARQADGIATYWGRQKIESLMDSASSGSDSATKAALREKVIEVALKHHLVSPYTSLVAVEEVISRPVDSALKSDAVPQLLPKGSTQKMARLPQTATSSQWYLLVGFLCYMLGIGLIYQQRSGAPFSKRLPQRKEVALSTLEVSQ; translated from the coding sequence ATGGGACTTTTACTAGCAGACAATAACTGTGTGACTGAGCAACGATGCTATTGGGGAGCAAAAAAATACACTGCTCCTTTATATACACTGAATAAATCGGTGAAACAGCAAAAAACGCAGAGCGAAGATAGAGCCAAAAACTATACCAAAACCAGTACCCAGGAATGGGGATGGTGGGCGGGAAGGGGATGGTGGACAGCCAGGGCGCAGGATGCACTCATGGCGGTCGCTGTATTGCTGCTACTTTCAGGTTACAGTTTTTCGGCGATGGCTGTTTCTGAAAGGGGAGCGGCGGGTGAAATGACGCTTGATCAAGTAGAAAGCGGACGTCTGTTGTGGAAGGCATCAGGGGCTGATTCTTCTACTTCCTCTATTGTTCGTTACAAGCCTGCAACGCTGCTTGAAGAAGAGGTGGCTATTCGTGTCTCAGGGCTGATTTTAACCGCCACTCTGAAGCAACGATTCAAGAATGATACCGCAGAGTGGCTGGAAGCTGTTTACGCATTTCCGTTACCCGAAAATGCTGCGCTTTATAAAATGGACATGCAAATAGGAGAGCGCCGAATTAAAGGCGTGGTGAAAGAGAAACAGCAAGCAAAAAAGATCTACCAGCAGGCGAAAAAAACAGGTAAAAAAGCGGCCTTGGTGGAGCAGCACCGCCCCAACTTATTTACCAACCATGTGGCTAATATTCCACCTGGAGAGACGATAGAAATCTCCCTCGAATACAATCAGGTGGTTCGATACGATCAGGGTGAGTTTGAATTGCGTTTTCCATTAACCACGACGCCTCGCTATTTTCCGGGTGAGATAACCTCTGAAACGGGTCGCAAAGCGTTGATGCCAGCTGACGTGGCCGAAAGTGTTGCCGAACAGATTCGTCAGCGCAATGCTGGCACCGCGATCGATGGGTCTATTGATGCGGCTACGGGGTGGGCTCTGCCTACAACAGCGGTACCGGATGCGCATCTGATTTCTCCGTTTACTATTCCCCTCAAGTCGGTGCCTGAGAATACTCATAGGGTACGACTTTCAGCGACGATTGATGCAGGGTTCCCGGTCGAGTCTTTCAACAGCAGCAGTCATAAAATTACTACTCAGTCACAGCGTCCTGATGATTCAAAAGGCGCTACCGGTGCCGAGCGTTATCAGGTCATGCTGGAAGAAGGCCAAAGCGCGATGGAGCGTGATTTTGTACTTACCTGGCGGCCACAGATTGGCTCGACCCCGAAAGCGGCGTTATTTACCGAGACATTGCAGGATGAACTATATTCGTTGCTCATGGTCATGCCGCCGCAACAGCTTCCGGAAGAGATGTTGCTGCCTAGAGAGCAGATATTTGTGATTGATACTTCAGGCTCAATGGGAGGCGAGTCGATACGCCAAGCAAAAGCCTCGTTAGAGAAAGCACTGCTCAACTTAAGGGCAACAGATCGCTTTAACGTGATTGAGTTTAATAGTGCGACTCACACACTGTTTAACTCGTCAGTGCCAGCCGACCCGCAAAAGATATCCGCAGCGCTCAGCTATGTAAGACGTTTGCGGGCTGACGGCGGCACCGAAATGTCATCAGCGCTCACAGCAGGATTCTCTGGTTCTGTTTATCCTGGCTATCTTCGTCAGGTAATCTTTATTACCGACGGTAGTGTTGGAAACGAGCGCGCGTTATTTGATCAAATTCAACAACAACTGGGGGACTCAAGACTGTTTACTATCGGTATAGGCTCGGCCCCCAACAGCTATTTTATGAGAAAGGCTGCGGTATTTGGGCGGGGAACCTTTACCTATATCGGCGACCTTAAAGAGGTTGAGTCCAAGCTGGCCAGGTTGTTTGATAAGTTAAGAGCGCCCGTATTAAGTGATTTGGCTGTGAGTCTGACATCCGCCGCGAATGAGGAAGCGCCATCAAAACATGGAGAGAGCTACCCAAGCAGGGTCAATGACCTGTATCTCGGTGAGCCTGTGGTGCAGGTAATAAAACATGACAAAGCCGCTTCAGCTATCAACGTCACCGCTAGCAGTATTGGTATGTACCAAAGCCATACACCACTCTGGGAACAATCTTTTGAATTGAACGGAGCCAGACAGGCAGATGGGATTGCGACCTATTGGGGGCGACAGAAAATTGAGTCTCTAATGGATTCAGCTTCTTCCGGCAGCGATAGTGCCACCAAGGCTGCTTTGCGGGAGAAAGTGATAGAGGTTGCCTTGAAGCATCACTTAGTGAGCCCTTACACCAGTTTGGTTGCGGTTGAAGAGGTTATATCAAGGCCCGTAGACAGCGCATTAAAAAGTGATGCAGTCCCCCAGTTATTGCCAAAAGGCAGCACCCAAAAAATGGCGCGACTTCCTCAAACGGCCACGTCATCGCAGTGGTATTTGCTGGTCGGTTTTTTATGCTACATGTTGGGTATTGGGTTAATTTACCAGCAGCGTTCTGGGGCGCCCTTTAGCAAGCGCTTACCTCAACGCAAAGAAGTAGCGCTATCAACGCTGGAGGTTTCGCAATGA
- the pdsR gene encoding proteobacterial dedicated sortase system response regulator → MKRKIAIIEDEPAIRANYCDALTKYGYEVVDFDNRVDALNHFEHSLPDLVIIDVGLGDDVEGGFEICRQLRVKSPELPMIFLTARDSEFDQILGLKLGADDYLTKDITLPHMMARIVALFRRVEAMQSNIQKHEEQLSRGSLDINVDRMSVAWKSHSIDLTVTEFWMLHALIKHPGHVKNRTQLMDAANTVLDDNTITSHIKRIRKKFIAVDPSFDNIQTAYGMGYRWKSDSA, encoded by the coding sequence ATGAAACGAAAGATTGCCATCATTGAAGACGAACCAGCCATCCGCGCCAATTATTGCGATGCGTTAACAAAATATGGCTATGAAGTGGTGGATTTTGACAACCGGGTCGATGCGCTAAACCACTTTGAACACTCTCTGCCAGATCTGGTTATTATTGATGTGGGGTTGGGTGATGATGTCGAGGGCGGCTTTGAAATCTGCCGGCAGCTACGGGTTAAATCACCCGAGTTACCGATGATATTTCTAACCGCCAGAGACAGTGAGTTTGACCAGATTCTGGGACTGAAGCTGGGGGCTGACGACTACCTCACTAAAGATATTACACTCCCTCATATGATGGCCCGTATTGTGGCTCTTTTCAGACGTGTAGAAGCCATGCAAAGCAACATTCAAAAGCATGAAGAGCAGCTATCTCGCGGATCACTGGATATCAATGTTGATCGAATGAGTGTGGCCTGGAAGTCTCACTCAATTGACTTGACTGTTACCGAGTTCTGGATGCTGCACGCCCTGATCAAACACCCTGGGCACGTAAAAAACCGAACTCAATTAATGGATGCAGCCAATACTGTACTGGACGATAACACGATCACATCGCATATTAAGCGGATTCGTAAAAAATTCATCGCGGTTGACCCCTCATTCGATAATATTCAAACCGCTTATGGCATGGGTTACCGCTGGAAGTCAGACAGTGCCTGA
- a CDS encoding ATP-binding protein: MKLRHQLFLISLLTLLVPWAGYLFIQELEQTLRHNQLTNLSQHAKLIAEQLEKSSIKLPAKSAKGYHPLYALKLPAPIILDGYFDDWRAASDKLIPLASTNSDLSVTYQTGVRGKYFYLFINASTSQTSYRDPSKGELNNSDHLLLKLASPPGQVIDIVASPIAPGPIDLLSRSYSGKFVKDPALRGYWQDTRKGFQIELEIPLSRVRHGVGFSIIKKPSGKHPDSMIQPAWSGITPPEEQRILPPVIYRLAELESLITPYRRDYTRISLVDRDHWVIAKIGQTNEESYSAPWQDGEYDSLVREILLSLFKAVLGQQRPTESEQSKLTGQRNNRAIQQALNNQPATEWFHDPASNQAIIAAAHPVSLPYNNQDHINQVSPKPQSVILVEQTTDAIASLSDSAMVKLIAISFSVVLLIVLVLLGFSSLLSWRVTRLRNQIDSSISEDGRIRREFKASVAQDELGDLSRSFSAMHQEVTHYTEYLENFSRKLSHELKTPLAIVRSSIENLSINEQLFVQENIEEVRTYLQRADGGAKRLSQIIQSMSEASRLEKSIANTEKEQFDLSDVVTSTGEAFKSLLTGHSVSIEASPDCRLVSGAPELIAQLMDKLIENAKDFTPEGGKIKISLKTSSRDYILSVCNEGPPLPEKMQREIFSSFISLRDNTQEEGHMGQGLVIVKLVTDYHGGSVRAYNIKGHQPFEGKHGVCFEVRLPFARNAAAKSAVAKNHVAKKKQKGR, translated from the coding sequence TTGAAACTTCGCCATCAGCTATTTCTAATTAGCTTACTGACACTGCTCGTTCCTTGGGCGGGTTATTTGTTTATCCAGGAGCTGGAGCAAACCCTAAGGCACAACCAGCTTACGAACCTCAGCCAACACGCTAAGTTGATCGCCGAGCAACTGGAAAAAAGCTCAATTAAACTGCCTGCCAAATCAGCAAAAGGCTATCACCCTCTTTACGCCTTAAAACTTCCGGCACCAATCATTCTGGATGGCTATTTCGATGACTGGCGAGCCGCATCTGACAAACTCATCCCATTGGCAAGCACGAACAGCGACCTGTCAGTCACCTACCAAACGGGTGTTAGAGGAAAGTACTTTTATCTTTTTATTAACGCGAGTACCTCCCAAACCTCCTATAGAGACCCCAGCAAAGGGGAACTAAACAATAGCGACCACCTGTTACTTAAGCTAGCGTCCCCGCCGGGCCAAGTCATCGACATTGTTGCCAGCCCAATCGCCCCAGGCCCTATCGATTTATTAAGCCGCAGCTATTCTGGCAAGTTCGTTAAAGACCCTGCGCTAAGGGGGTACTGGCAAGACACGCGAAAAGGGTTTCAAATAGAGCTCGAAATACCGCTTTCGAGAGTCCGGCACGGTGTTGGCTTTTCCATTATAAAAAAACCTTCAGGTAAACACCCTGATAGTATGATTCAGCCAGCCTGGTCTGGAATAACACCTCCCGAAGAGCAAAGAATATTGCCCCCAGTGATTTATCGTCTGGCAGAGCTGGAGTCCCTCATTACCCCCTACCGAAGGGACTATACGCGTATCAGCCTTGTTGATCGTGACCATTGGGTCATTGCGAAAATTGGCCAGACCAACGAAGAGTCATACAGCGCACCCTGGCAAGACGGTGAGTATGATTCTCTGGTTCGTGAAATATTGCTGTCTTTGTTCAAGGCCGTATTGGGCCAACAAAGGCCAACCGAATCTGAGCAGTCTAAACTCACTGGCCAACGCAATAACCGGGCGATTCAACAAGCACTGAACAACCAGCCTGCGACTGAGTGGTTTCATGACCCTGCCAGTAATCAAGCGATTATTGCTGCCGCGCATCCAGTCTCACTCCCTTACAATAACCAAGACCACATTAACCAAGTCAGCCCTAAGCCACAGAGTGTTATTCTGGTTGAACAAACAACGGACGCTATTGCCTCGCTGTCGGATAGCGCAATGGTTAAGCTAATTGCAATTAGCTTCTCGGTGGTTCTGCTTATTGTGCTCGTTTTGCTGGGGTTTTCTTCTTTACTCTCATGGCGGGTGACCCGGCTACGTAACCAGATTGACAGTTCGATCAGCGAAGATGGGCGTATAAGGCGTGAGTTTAAAGCCTCAGTTGCACAGGATGAGTTAGGCGACCTTTCCCGAAGTTTTTCGGCGATGCATCAGGAGGTCACACACTACACGGAGTATCTGGAAAACTTCTCTCGCAAGCTTTCCCACGAATTGAAAACACCGCTGGCTATCGTACGCTCTTCTATCGAAAACCTTTCGATTAACGAACAGCTCTTTGTGCAAGAAAATATCGAAGAAGTAAGGACTTACTTACAGCGAGCAGATGGCGGCGCAAAACGCCTTAGTCAAATTATTCAGTCAATGAGCGAAGCCTCGAGACTGGAAAAAAGTATCGCCAATACAGAAAAAGAGCAGTTTGATTTATCTGACGTGGTCACAAGTACGGGGGAAGCGTTTAAAAGCTTGCTGACAGGGCATAGCGTTTCAATTGAGGCAAGCCCTGATTGCAGACTAGTATCAGGGGCCCCTGAGCTGATCGCGCAATTGATGGATAAACTGATAGAGAACGCAAAGGATTTTACACCCGAAGGAGGGAAGATAAAAATCAGCCTCAAAACCTCTTCTCGTGACTACATTCTCTCGGTCTGCAACGAAGGGCCTCCACTCCCGGAGAAAATGCAACGTGAAATATTCAGTTCATTCATTTCTTTGAGAGATAACACTCAAGAAGAGGGACATATGGGGCAAGGTCTGGTGATTGTTAAGTTGGTCACCGACTACCACGGGGGCAGTGTTCGAGCCTACAATATTAAAGGCCATCAGCCTTTTGAAGGAAAGCACGGCGTTTGCTTTGAGGTTCGCTTGCCCTTTGCCAGGAATGCTGCAGCCAAGAGTGCTGTAGCTAAAAACCATGTGGCTAAGAAGAAGCAAAAAGGGCGCTAA
- a CDS encoding DUF4442 domain-containing protein has translation MSKKNKLNGIVSKINTLPEFVRVKALTTFFGTVVKFTGTAGIKVEELTEKRAVVTLKNKKSVQNHIGSVHAVASILIAESATGYLAGMNVPESSVNVIKTIKADYVKRAKGDMKAVATITDEQVKLMQSQEKGETVVKVTVTDADGKEPILMEMVWAWTPKKR, from the coding sequence ATGAGCAAGAAAAACAAACTTAATGGAATTGTAAGCAAAATTAACACATTACCAGAATTTGTACGAGTTAAGGCTCTGACTACGTTTTTCGGGACTGTCGTTAAATTTACAGGTACAGCCGGGATTAAGGTTGAAGAATTAACCGAGAAGCGTGCTGTTGTGACATTAAAAAACAAAAAATCTGTCCAGAACCATATTGGTTCAGTGCACGCTGTTGCCAGTATCTTAATTGCTGAGTCGGCTACAGGTTATCTTGCAGGCATGAACGTACCAGAGTCGTCGGTTAATGTAATCAAAACCATCAAGGCTGATTACGTGAAGCGTGCAAAAGGTGATATGAAAGCGGTTGCAACCATTACAGATGAGCAAGTAAAACTGATGCAGTCTCAGGAAAAGGGCGAAACCGTTGTTAAAGTGACCGTCACGGATGCCGATGGAAAAGAGCCTATTTTGATGGAAATGGTTTGGGCCTGGACGCCTAAGAAACGCTAA
- a CDS encoding acyl-CoA-binding protein — MSDLKQKFEESVNYVQNAEGDFKPSNELKLQMYALFKQATEGDVSGKKPGMMDFVNRAKYTAWEEYKGLSSEEAMQRYVDRIEELKSENS; from the coding sequence ATGAGCGACCTAAAACAAAAGTTCGAAGAGTCCGTAAACTATGTTCAGAATGCAGAAGGTGACTTTAAGCCGTCAAACGAACTTAAGCTACAAATGTATGCCTTGTTCAAGCAAGCTACAGAAGGTGATGTGAGTGGTAAGAAGCCCGGCATGATGGATTTTGTGAACCGCGCAAAATATACCGCTTGGGAAGAGTACAAAGGCTTGTCTTCAGAAGAAGCGATGCAGCGCTATGTTGATCGTATTGAAGAACTAAAGTCAGAAAACAGCTAA
- a CDS encoding site-specific integrase: MDNAEALDQSQSGLLQQVRKVVKKQHFNTRTEQTYQHWITQYIFFNDLKNPALLSENNVKEFLGYLANKVGLSRAKLNQVKEALSFLYEKVLNKPLGIPHKRT, translated from the coding sequence ATGGATAATGCAGAGGCACTTGATCAGAGCCAGTCTGGACTACTTCAGCAGGTTCGAAAAGTTGTTAAAAAGCAGCATTTTAATACCCGTACAGAGCAAACCTACCAACACTGGATTACCCAGTATATTTTCTTCAACGACCTCAAAAATCCAGCACTTCTGTCTGAAAATAATGTGAAGGAGTTTCTGGGCTATCTTGCCAATAAAGTGGGTCTGTCACGCGCTAAACTCAATCAAGTCAAAGAGGCGCTTTCGTTTTTATATGAAAAGGTTCTGAATAAGCCGCTTGGAATTCCACACAAGAGAACTTAA
- a CDS encoding carbohydrate binding domain-containing protein codes for MNNSVRKVIRKKIPLWLVVACIVVGTPLLFIGGPDYYDGRISKLFWDLGHIPFMFFVGVAVSLGISQVSAMRYSLRFSLYLFIILAFSVVTELVQGEVGRVPSYFDLLADTWGALLAWLFMEWGVIKQRVFKGQLLTLTTLLLGVTVLTKPALILYDELLARTQFPLIAGFETASELTRWDTNSEILRSMDKATHGQYSLKVLLLPKGYSGVSVKNFPSNWDGFDYLQFDVWSPRAWLPVTLRIHDKEHAVGAQEYNDRFNRGFKLDEGWNRISVELRDVLRAPNGRELDLKNVIGISLFSYNLGTTETLYMDNIILSDKVD; via the coding sequence GTGAATAACTCTGTCCGAAAAGTAATAAGAAAAAAAATACCTCTTTGGCTGGTTGTGGCCTGCATTGTCGTAGGCACCCCTCTGCTTTTTATTGGTGGTCCTGACTACTATGATGGCCGGATAAGTAAATTGTTTTGGGATCTCGGCCATATACCCTTTATGTTTTTTGTAGGCGTTGCTGTTTCTCTTGGGATCTCACAGGTTTCTGCAATGCGTTATTCGCTCCGTTTTAGCCTGTATCTTTTTATTATTCTAGCTTTTTCAGTGGTTACAGAGTTAGTACAGGGTGAAGTCGGGCGAGTACCCAGTTATTTTGATCTATTGGCTGATACATGGGGAGCCTTGCTTGCTTGGTTATTTATGGAATGGGGCGTAATCAAGCAGCGGGTATTTAAGGGGCAACTATTGACTCTTACGACGCTACTACTTGGCGTTACAGTGCTCACAAAGCCTGCACTTATTTTGTATGATGAGCTGCTGGCTCGAACTCAATTTCCGTTAATTGCAGGGTTTGAAACTGCTAGTGAGCTGACTCGTTGGGACACAAATAGTGAGATACTTCGTTCCATGGATAAAGCAACCCACGGGCAATATTCGCTAAAAGTGCTACTCTTACCGAAAGGGTATAGTGGCGTTTCGGTTAAAAACTTCCCTTCGAACTGGGATGGCTTTGATTATTTGCAGTTTGATGTTTGGAGCCCGAGGGCGTGGTTACCGGTGACGTTGCGCATACATGATAAAGAGCATGCGGTTGGTGCGCAGGAGTATAATGACCGGTTCAATCGAGGCTTTAAGCTGGATGAAGGGTGGAATCGAATTTCGGTCGAGTTACGAGATGTTCTGCGTGCTCCTAACGGTAGGGAGCTTGATTTAAAAAACGTTATTGGGATTAGTTTATTTAGTTACAACCTTGGAACTACTGAAACGTTGTATATGGACAATATTATATTATCGGATAAGGTCGACTAG
- the greB gene encoding transcription elongation factor GreB yields MGRYRAPQQPGSKYITPEGEKALKDELHFLWKIKRPEVTQAVSEAAAQGDRSENAEYIYGKKQLREIDWRVRFLRKRLDNMVVVDRPPDDPSKIFFGAWVELEDELDNAFRYRIVGPDELDPSKGYISIDSPLGRSLLKKQVDDEVVVNTPEGEKLYYVVAISYSS; encoded by the coding sequence ATGGGTCGATACCGTGCACCACAACAGCCAGGTTCAAAATATATTACTCCTGAGGGGGAGAAGGCTCTGAAGGATGAGCTGCACTTTTTATGGAAAATAAAGCGTCCTGAGGTGACGCAAGCAGTGTCTGAAGCGGCTGCGCAAGGTGACCGCTCCGAGAATGCAGAGTATATCTACGGCAAAAAGCAGCTTAGGGAGATTGACTGGCGAGTCAGGTTCTTGAGAAAGCGCCTGGATAATATGGTGGTAGTTGATCGCCCTCCTGATGACCCGTCCAAAATTTTTTTTGGGGCATGGGTGGAGCTGGAAGATGAGTTAGACAATGCGTTTCGTTACCGTATTGTTGGGCCTGATGAGCTGGATCCGAGCAAAGGTTATATTAGTATTGACTCTCCTTTGGGGCGAAGCTTGCTAAAAAAGCAGGTGGATGATGAAGTGGTTGTAAACACACCAGAAGGCGAGAAACTATATTATGTTGTTGCTATTAGCTACTCATCTTAA